The following are from one region of the Paenibacillus sabinae T27 genome:
- a CDS encoding aspartate ammonia-lyase: MVDESSFRMEKDSLGHASVPKDAYYGIHTVRARDNFAVSGRPAHRRLMQAMVLVKKAAAKVNGEQGTIPESVAEAIERSCDDILKGMLDDHFIVDAYQGGAGTSTNMNVNEMIANRAIERLGGTKGDYRLVHPIDHVNLYQSTNDVYPTALRIAVIPLLRLLSDELSSLQESLQEKERQFADVLRLGRTQLMDALPILAGQSFGAYAKAVARDRWRLYKAEERLREINLGGTAVGTGMNAPLKYAYAVTEELREMTGLGLCRSDFPMDATQNMDVFVETSGLLKAAAVNLLKISGDFRLLGSGPQGGIGEYMLPAVQVGSSIMPGKVNPVIAEMAGSTSMRVIANDTAVTLAAASGQLELNAFTPLIAEALLESLELLSRAVPLFKERCVVGLTLDTARCGENLDRSGVMAAAAAAYLGYDTAAELASEATATGLPLEQVVRQRGLMTEEQIEAALHPLEVTKPGIPGSGRMV; this comes from the coding sequence ATGGTTGATGAATCCAGCTTCCGTATGGAGAAGGACTCGCTTGGCCATGCCTCCGTCCCCAAAGATGCTTATTACGGGATTCATACCGTACGCGCCCGGGACAATTTTGCAGTCAGCGGCCGCCCGGCCCATCGGCGGCTCATGCAGGCTATGGTGCTGGTCAAGAAGGCCGCGGCCAAAGTAAACGGAGAACAAGGGACTATTCCGGAATCCGTAGCTGAAGCGATTGAGCGGTCCTGCGATGATATTTTGAAGGGTATGCTGGACGATCATTTTATCGTGGATGCCTATCAGGGAGGCGCGGGAACGAGCACTAACATGAATGTAAATGAGATGATTGCCAACCGAGCCATCGAGCGGCTAGGAGGAACAAAGGGGGATTACCGGCTGGTCCATCCCATTGACCATGTCAATCTCTATCAGTCCACGAACGACGTATATCCAACTGCGCTGCGCATCGCTGTCATTCCGCTGCTTCGTCTCTTGAGTGACGAGTTGTCTTCTCTTCAGGAATCGCTGCAGGAGAAGGAGCGGCAATTTGCTGATGTGCTAAGACTTGGACGGACGCAGCTGATGGATGCGCTGCCGATCTTGGCCGGGCAGAGCTTCGGCGCCTACGCCAAGGCGGTAGCCCGCGACCGGTGGCGGCTGTATAAAGCGGAGGAGCGGCTGAGGGAGATCAACCTTGGCGGCACAGCTGTCGGAACGGGAATGAACGCCCCGCTAAAATATGCTTACGCTGTTACGGAGGAGCTGCGGGAAATGACCGGCCTCGGCTTATGTCGAAGCGATTTCCCCATGGATGCGACACAGAATATGGATGTGTTCGTTGAGACTTCGGGTCTGCTAAAAGCGGCTGCGGTGAATCTGCTGAAAATATCGGGCGATTTCCGGCTGCTGGGTTCAGGACCTCAGGGCGGCATTGGCGAATATATGCTGCCTGCGGTGCAGGTAGGTTCCTCCATTATGCCCGGCAAGGTCAACCCGGTTATCGCCGAGATGGCCGGGTCCACCTCGATGCGGGTGATAGCTAACGATACGGCGGTGACGCTGGCGGCAGCAAGCGGACAGCTTGAGCTTAATGCGTTCACGCCCTTGATCGCCGAGGCGCTGCTGGAATCGTTGGAGCTGCTGAGCCGTGCCGTGCCGCTGTTTAAGGAGCGGTGCGTTGTAGGGCTGACGCTTGACACCGCCCGTTGCGGGGAGAATCTTGACCGCTCGGGAGTGATGGCTGCTGCTGCGGCAGCTTATCTTGGCTATGACACCGCGGCGGAGCTGGCCAGTGAAGCGACGGCCACGGGGCTGCCGCTTGAACAGGTTGTGCGGCAGCGCGGCCTCATGACGGAGGAACAAATCGAAGCGGCCCTTCATCCGCTGGAAGTGACCAAGCCGGGCATTCCCGGAAGCGGCAGAATGGTCTAA
- the hydF gene encoding [FeFe] hydrogenase H-cluster maturation GTPase HydF has protein sequence MSLNGTPRGERLHIAVFGRRNAGKSSVINALGGQETSIVSPVSGTTTDPVYQPMELLPVGPVVLIDTAGLDDVGDLGQQRIHQTMRILNKTDLALLVVDAGNGAGEFEQELLRTISARGIPVVAVLNKIDLLHVQGDETGVGAAVVHAEAVLGCKPVPISAAAGNGIGELKTAITAALPREDDKFRIVGDLLNPGDLAVLVVPIDKAAPKGRLILPQQQTIRDIMECDAVAVVTKEQELGHTLATLGRKPKVVITDSQAFLKVQADTPKDVWLTSFSILFARYKGDLPRLVRGVRALSRLNDGDRVLIAEACTHHRQSDDIATVKIPRWLREITGRRLQIEHAAGSDFPEGLGQYSLIIHCGACILNRKAMLHRIEEASAAGVPIVNYGVFIAYVHGVFPRAIEMFPSAMLAWEDELRFG, from the coding sequence ATGAGCTTGAACGGTACACCAAGAGGAGAACGATTGCATATTGCCGTGTTTGGTCGGAGAAATGCGGGGAAATCAAGTGTGATCAACGCACTTGGCGGACAGGAGACCTCGATTGTCTCCCCCGTCAGCGGTACGACGACCGATCCCGTCTATCAGCCGATGGAGCTGCTGCCGGTTGGCCCGGTGGTGCTTATTGATACAGCCGGTCTGGATGACGTAGGCGATTTGGGACAGCAGCGTATACACCAAACGATGCGGATTTTAAATAAAACCGATCTGGCGCTGCTCGTCGTGGATGCCGGCAATGGAGCCGGCGAATTCGAGCAGGAGCTGCTGCGGACGATTTCCGCCAGAGGGATTCCGGTGGTAGCGGTTTTAAACAAAATCGATCTGCTTCACGTACAAGGAGATGAAACTGGGGTCGGCGCGGCTGTGGTACATGCCGAAGCCGTGCTCGGCTGCAAGCCGGTTCCAATAAGTGCCGCCGCCGGCAATGGAATCGGTGAATTAAAGACTGCGATAACCGCCGCTTTGCCGAGGGAGGATGACAAGTTCAGGATTGTCGGCGATCTGTTAAATCCCGGCGATCTTGCGGTTCTTGTCGTCCCGATCGACAAGGCGGCGCCCAAAGGCCGTCTGATCCTGCCTCAGCAGCAGACGATACGCGACATTATGGAATGCGATGCGGTAGCTGTTGTGACCAAGGAGCAGGAGCTTGGGCATACGTTGGCTACACTTGGGCGTAAGCCGAAAGTGGTGATCACAGATTCGCAGGCGTTTCTGAAAGTGCAGGCCGACACACCGAAGGATGTGTGGCTCACCTCCTTCTCCATTTTGTTCGCGCGATATAAAGGCGATCTTCCCCGGCTTGTTCGCGGGGTGCGGGCGCTCAGCCGCTTGAATGACGGCGACCGGGTGCTTATTGCGGAGGCCTGCACGCATCATCGGCAGTCCGACGATATCGCCACCGTTAAAATTCCCCGCTGGCTCCGAGAGATTACAGGCAGGCGGCTGCAGATCGAGCATGCCGCCGGAAGTGATTTTCCAGAGGGGCTGGGCCAGTACTCCCTCATTATTCATTGCGGAGCCTGCATCCTGAACCGCAAAGCGATGCTGCATCGAATTGAGGAGGCCTCAGCGGCGGGTGTCCCGATTGTCAATTATGGCGTGTTTATTGCGTATGTCCACGGGGTATTCCCAAGGGCCATTGAAATGTTTCCGTCCGCGATGCTGGCATGGGAAGACGAGCTGCGTTTCGGTTAA
- the hydG gene encoding [FeFe] hydrogenase H-cluster radical SAM maturase HydG has translation MFVNRVNERRPADFIQDEEIKGALQYGETAVNDSKLITAILDKARMCKGLTSREAAVLLHVNDEETLERLYQVSREIKERIYGNRIVLFAPLYVSNYCVNNCVYCGYKHSNSEFERSRLTQDEIAQEVKALQSLGHKRLVLEAGEDTNHCSIDYILECIRTIYETKLDNGSIRRVNINIAATTVDDYLKLADAGIGTYILFQETYHRPSYGKYHPQGPKSDYDWHTTAMDRAMKAGIDDVGIGVLYGLYDFKYETIAMLQHAEHLEQTFGCGPHTISVPRLREAENVNLDNYPYLVSDSDFAKIVAVLRVAVPYTGMILSTREDPEFRDRIIKLGISQISAGSATGVGAYSVNKDKDDKPQFTVGDHRSPMEIIKSLCQDGYVPSYCTACYREGRTGDRFMQLAKSGNIHNVCQPNSLMTFQEYLLDYADEEMRAIGEQTIRENLERIPKESVKKATIKQLARIRSGERDLRF, from the coding sequence ATGTTCGTGAACCGAGTAAATGAGCGCCGTCCGGCGGATTTTATTCAAGACGAGGAAATCAAGGGAGCGCTGCAGTACGGGGAGACAGCGGTTAACGACAGCAAGCTCATAACCGCAATCCTGGACAAAGCAAGAATGTGCAAAGGCCTGACTTCACGCGAAGCCGCGGTGCTGCTGCATGTGAATGATGAAGAAACGCTGGAGCGGCTGTACCAGGTATCCCGGGAAATTAAGGAACGGATTTACGGCAACCGGATCGTGCTGTTCGCCCCCCTCTATGTCAGCAACTATTGTGTCAATAACTGCGTCTACTGCGGATACAAGCATTCCAACTCCGAGTTTGAGCGCAGCCGTCTCACTCAAGATGAAATTGCCCAGGAAGTCAAGGCTCTTCAGTCCCTTGGGCATAAACGGCTTGTCCTTGAAGCGGGGGAAGACACTAACCACTGTTCCATCGACTACATTCTGGAATGTATCCGGACCATATACGAGACCAAGCTGGACAATGGCAGTATCCGGCGGGTTAACATCAATATTGCCGCCACGACCGTGGATGATTACCTCAAACTGGCCGATGCCGGAATCGGAACGTATATTTTATTCCAGGAAACGTATCACCGGCCCAGCTACGGCAAATACCATCCGCAAGGGCCAAAAAGCGATTATGACTGGCACACGACCGCCATGGACCGGGCAATGAAAGCCGGGATCGATGATGTCGGCATCGGCGTCCTGTACGGACTCTACGATTTTAAATATGAGACCATCGCCATGCTGCAGCACGCTGAGCATCTGGAGCAGACATTCGGCTGCGGACCGCATACAATCTCTGTACCCCGGCTTCGGGAAGCGGAGAACGTGAATCTGGACAATTACCCCTATCTTGTGAGTGACAGTGATTTTGCGAAGATTGTCGCCGTCCTGAGGGTGGCCGTACCTTATACGGGGATGATCCTGTCCACTCGTGAAGACCCGGAATTCCGCGACCGGATCATTAAGCTGGGTATATCGCAGATCAGCGCAGGCTCAGCCACCGGTGTTGGCGCGTATAGCGTCAATAAAGACAAGGACGACAAGCCGCAGTTCACTGTCGGAGATCACCGTTCTCCCATGGAAATTATCAAAAGTCTGTGTCAAGACGGCTATGTTCCCAGCTATTGCACCGCCTGCTACCGCGAAGGCCGGACGGGAGACCGCTTTATGCAGCTGGCCAAATCGGGGAATATCCACAATGTATGCCAGCCGAATTCCTTGATGACCTTTCAGGAATACCTGCTGGATTATGCCGACGAGGAAATGCGTGCCATCGGGGAGCAGACCATTCGCGAGAATCTGGAGCGCATCCCCAAGGAATCTGTTAAGAAAGCCACGATAAAGCAGCTTGCTCGTATCCGTTCGGGTGAGCGGGACCTTCGCTTCTGA
- the hydE gene encoding [FeFe] hydrogenase H-cluster radical SAM maturase HydE produces the protein MDQLLDRLYAQESLDSEEIILLLENLGPDSRGRLHTLAHQKRMDRYGTKVYLRGLIEFSNICKQNCLYCGIRSANKSAARYRLQLEEIMDCCQEGYDLGYRTFVLQSGEDDWYTTDKLAQLIAGIKRSYPDAAVTLSIGERDDETYTRLFEAGAERFLLRHETASRRLYEALHPTMTFENRRDRLRSLKTIGYQVGAGFMVGLPGQTSQDLAEDLLYLKELNPDMIGIGPFLPHQATPLKDEPAGTLEATLDMIALARLFVPDALIPATTAMGTAHPYGRELALQAGANVVMPNLSPLAVRPKYTLYDNKICTGDESAQCRFCLEQRIETAGFRVDMGRGDSLNWLSRPQKKMNPERSGCS, from the coding sequence CTGGATCAATTATTGGATCGTTTATATGCGCAAGAATCCTTGGATTCCGAAGAAATTATCCTGCTGCTCGAAAATCTCGGCCCGGATTCACGAGGGCGGCTGCATACTTTAGCACACCAGAAACGGATGGATCGTTACGGAACAAAGGTGTATTTGCGCGGGCTGATTGAATTCTCCAATATATGCAAACAAAACTGCCTGTACTGTGGGATTCGCTCTGCCAATAAATCGGCCGCCCGCTACCGGCTTCAGCTTGAAGAAATTATGGATTGCTGCCAGGAAGGATACGACTTGGGCTATCGTACCTTCGTTCTGCAGAGCGGCGAGGACGATTGGTATACAACGGACAAACTGGCGCAGCTGATTGCCGGTATCAAGCGGAGCTATCCGGATGCGGCGGTGACGCTCTCGATCGGCGAACGTGACGACGAGACGTATACCCGGTTATTTGAAGCGGGCGCTGAGCGTTTTTTGCTCCGGCATGAGACGGCTTCCCGAAGGTTGTATGAAGCGCTGCATCCGACCATGACCTTCGAGAATCGGCGGGACCGTTTGCGGTCTTTGAAAACCATCGGCTATCAAGTCGGTGCCGGGTTTATGGTCGGATTGCCCGGGCAGACGTCTCAAGACTTGGCTGAGGATTTACTGTACCTCAAGGAGCTTAATCCGGACATGATTGGCATCGGCCCTTTTTTGCCGCATCAAGCGACGCCTTTAAAGGACGAGCCAGCCGGAACGCTGGAAGCCACACTGGATATGATTGCTCTTGCGCGGCTGTTCGTGCCGGACGCCCTGATTCCGGCTACGACTGCGATGGGAACCGCCCATCCATACGGACGGGAGCTCGCACTGCAGGCGGGCGCAAATGTCGTCATGCCCAATCTGTCGCCTCTGGCCGTGCGTCCAAAATATACGTTATACGACAATAAAATATGCACGGGAGACGAATCGGCGCAGTGCCGGTTCTGCCTGGAGCAGCGGATCGAGACTGCCGGATTTCGAGTTGATATGGGCCGCGGAGACAGTCTGAACTGGCTGTCACGTCCTCAGAAGAAAATGAACCCAGAAAGAAGTGGATGTTCGTGA
- the fdhD gene encoding formate dehydrogenase accessory sulfurtransferase FdhD: MKREPEQQGHIIRYRKGRITREPDLIVTEHPVTLKINGEEFVTLVCTPEHIEDMAVGYLASEGIIRGIQDIKEMWTQEEEGYVHVSTDRWNELHRQLYAKRYVNSCCGGGRHGFVYVNDARTAKIMEGVHVSLSFKDCFRLMEEVQTGSELFHRTGGVHSAAICDTDGVLLARSDIGRHNALDKIYGHCLRHAMNLNDKIIVFSGRISSEILLKVAKIGCEIILSKSAPTALALELAEQLGITTVGFIRQDSCNVYTRPERISDCALLNSN; this comes from the coding sequence ATGAAGCGTGAACCTGAACAGCAAGGACACATTATTCGCTACCGGAAGGGCCGAATCACCAGGGAACCGGATCTCATCGTGACGGAGCATCCGGTCACACTCAAGATCAACGGCGAAGAATTCGTGACTCTGGTATGCACACCCGAGCACATTGAGGACATGGCGGTTGGCTATTTGGCGTCGGAAGGCATTATCCGGGGAATTCAGGACATCAAAGAAATGTGGACACAGGAAGAAGAAGGATACGTACACGTCTCCACTGACCGCTGGAATGAGCTTCACCGCCAGCTGTATGCCAAGCGTTATGTCAATTCCTGCTGCGGCGGAGGGCGTCATGGCTTCGTGTATGTTAACGACGCAAGGACGGCCAAGATTATGGAAGGCGTTCATGTCTCTTTATCGTTTAAAGATTGCTTTCGCCTTATGGAAGAAGTGCAGACCGGGTCTGAGCTGTTTCACCGGACAGGGGGCGTCCACTCCGCCGCGATTTGCGATACTGACGGGGTGCTGCTCGCCCGCAGCGATATCGGCCGGCATAATGCCCTCGACAAAATTTACGGCCACTGCCTAAGACATGCGATGAACCTGAATGACAAAATCATCGTGTTCAGCGGTCGGATTTCTTCGGAAATTCTGCTGAAGGTCGCCAAAATCGGCTGCGAGATCATTTTGTCCAAATCCGCTCCGACGGCGCTGGCCCTTGAACTGGCTGAACAGCTCGGGATTACGACCGTCGGCTTCATCCGGCAGGACTCATGCAACGTGTATACACGACCGGAGCGGATCAGCGATTGTGCGCTTCTGAACAGCAATTGA
- the smc gene encoding chromosome segregation protein SMC — protein sequence MFLKRIELAGFKSFADKTEMEFVRGITAVVGPNGSGKSNISDGIRWVLGEQSAKSLRGGKMEDIIFAGSDARKAVNYGEVSLTLDNEDHALPLDFSEVTVTRRVHRSGDSEYMINKQACRLKDITELFMDTGIGREAYSIIGQGRIEEILSTRSEDRRGIFEEASGIVKYKSRKKDAGRKLDETEQNLLRIHDLISELEDQIGPLKEQSEKATRYKELKEQLKQLEISVYVHQIEGIHEAWKDGNAKLEILRDEQLQLSTVVTAHDAKLEGGRAALRQLEEKIEKLQEQLLRYSEAFEKSEGYGELLKERRRHLEKNREQLLQTIGSVGERSEDRVRELSALEKTMEQTRLRLAELRNQLKEEEARLSGVTDGLSQSKEESLKSALLELMNKMAQARNEIRYADQQKENLERRMNRSEEESGKWTARHEELLREQGKLKSAIEALGNELGKLRKDYITESEHTVARQKLLDEAHTGLRKWEQKREAQVSRHETMKEMQDDFDGFMLGVKEVLKGARKGQLSGVHGAVAELISVPEQLETAVETALGASLQHIVMENEAVSRQAISFLKQRQLGRATFLPLDVIRPRQITGSDRGMIQGAEGFVGIGSELVGFDDKYASIVGSLLGNVVIAENLEQANRIAARCQYRYRVVTLEGDVVNAGGSMTGGSQHKKNVNLLGRKRQLDQLKEEIGETERQIDKLKAGISRLRKEQEDSNDKLEKLRLGGDEKRLEEQRLAGDLRQLEQELRHVQEQVESAGAERSGFADEAKQLEKLREQAAAELASLEAEEKAAHEAIRNAESLRKASETEKEELQSKLTGMKVAEGKLDQEIFSLEEQLRRLKADAGSQDKELRQNRSLLTTIEQDLNTNAEEAVKQQEDLNTFRLKKEEAAENLDYARAERTSLTRKLELEEGETKEQRQALKAVEDRLRATEVSVGRLDVELDNILRKLSDDYELSYELAKQRYSVPEDVPAAQAEVQKLRRSISALGEVNLGAVDEYQRIHERYTFLSEQKDDLVEAKTTLYQVIREMEDEMSKRFKQTFDAIRREFGTVFTKLFGGGRADLMLLDPDNLLDTGIDIVAQPPGKKLQNLQLLSGGERALTAMALLFAILQVKPVPFCVLDEVEAALDEANVVRFAQYLREFSEQTQFIVVTHRKGTMEEADVLYGVTMEEGGVSKLVSVRLEDEEAEIA from the coding sequence ATGTTTTTGAAACGGATTGAATTAGCTGGCTTTAAATCATTTGCCGACAAAACGGAGATGGAGTTCGTGCGGGGCATTACGGCTGTCGTCGGACCCAACGGAAGCGGCAAGAGCAACATTTCCGACGGCATCCGCTGGGTGCTCGGCGAACAAAGCGCCAAATCGCTCCGCGGCGGCAAGATGGAGGATATTATTTTTGCCGGAAGCGATGCCCGCAAGGCGGTCAATTATGGCGAAGTGTCGCTGACGCTGGACAATGAAGACCATGCCCTGCCGCTCGACTTCAGCGAAGTGACGGTGACACGGCGGGTCCATCGCAGCGGTGACAGCGAGTATATGATCAATAAGCAGGCGTGCCGCCTGAAGGATATTACGGAGCTGTTCATGGACACCGGCATCGGCCGCGAGGCGTACTCCATTATTGGACAGGGACGGATTGAGGAAATTCTCAGCACCCGGTCCGAGGATCGGCGGGGGATCTTCGAAGAGGCGTCGGGAATCGTTAAATATAAGTCGCGGAAAAAGGATGCGGGACGGAAGCTCGATGAGACGGAACAGAATCTGCTGCGCATCCACGACTTGATCAGCGAGCTCGAGGATCAGATTGGTCCGCTGAAGGAGCAGTCCGAGAAAGCGACCCGTTACAAGGAACTGAAAGAGCAGTTGAAGCAGTTGGAAATATCCGTCTACGTCCATCAGATCGAGGGGATTCATGAGGCGTGGAAGGACGGCAACGCCAAGCTGGAAATTTTGCGGGACGAGCAGCTTCAATTGTCGACGGTCGTCACGGCCCATGACGCCAAGCTCGAAGGCGGAAGAGCCGCGCTCCGTCAGCTGGAGGAGAAGATCGAGAAGCTCCAGGAGCAGCTCCTGCGGTACAGCGAAGCTTTTGAGAAGAGCGAAGGGTACGGTGAACTGCTGAAAGAACGCAGACGGCATCTGGAAAAAAACAGGGAGCAGCTGCTTCAGACCATCGGCTCGGTGGGTGAGCGTTCTGAAGACCGGGTGCGCGAGCTGAGCGCTCTGGAGAAGACAATGGAACAGACACGGCTTCGCCTTGCCGAGCTGCGAAACCAGCTGAAGGAAGAAGAAGCAAGGCTGTCGGGTGTTACGGACGGGCTTAGCCAGAGCAAAGAGGAAAGCTTGAAGAGCGCACTTCTGGAGCTCATGAACAAAATGGCCCAGGCGCGCAATGAAATCCGCTATGCTGACCAGCAGAAGGAAAATCTGGAGCGGCGGATGAACCGCAGTGAAGAAGAGAGCGGAAAATGGACGGCGCGGCATGAGGAGCTTCTGCGGGAGCAGGGCAAGCTGAAGAGCGCCATCGAGGCGCTGGGCAATGAGCTTGGAAAGCTGCGGAAGGACTATATCACCGAGAGCGAACATACGGTGGCAAGGCAGAAGCTGCTGGATGAAGCTCACACAGGGCTTCGCAAGTGGGAGCAGAAGCGGGAAGCCCAGGTCTCCCGCCATGAGACGATGAAGGAAATGCAGGACGACTTCGACGGCTTCATGCTCGGCGTCAAGGAAGTGCTCAAAGGCGCGCGCAAGGGCCAGCTCAGCGGCGTCCACGGCGCGGTGGCCGAGCTGATCTCCGTGCCCGAGCAGCTGGAGACGGCCGTCGAAACCGCCCTGGGCGCTTCGCTGCAGCATATCGTGATGGAGAACGAGGCTGTGTCGCGCCAGGCGATTTCTTTTCTGAAGCAGCGGCAGCTTGGACGGGCGACGTTCCTTCCGCTTGATGTCATCCGGCCGCGGCAGATTACCGGCAGCGACCGCGGGATGATCCAAGGAGCGGAAGGGTTCGTCGGCATCGGCTCCGAGCTGGTCGGCTTTGACGATAAGTATGCCAGTATTGTCGGCAGTCTGCTCGGGAATGTCGTGATCGCGGAGAATCTGGAGCAGGCGAACCGAATCGCCGCCAGATGCCAGTATCGCTACCGCGTCGTTACCCTGGAAGGCGATGTCGTCAATGCGGGCGGGTCGATGACCGGCGGCAGCCAGCACAAGAAGAATGTCAATCTGCTGGGACGCAAACGCCAGCTCGATCAGCTGAAGGAAGAAATCGGCGAAACCGAGCGCCAGATCGACAAGCTCAAAGCCGGCATCTCCCGGCTGCGGAAGGAGCAGGAAGATTCCAATGACAAGCTGGAGAAGCTTCGTCTTGGAGGGGACGAGAAGCGGCTGGAGGAGCAGCGGCTTGCCGGCGATCTGAGGCAGCTGGAGCAGGAGCTCCGCCATGTGCAGGAGCAGGTGGAGAGCGCCGGGGCGGAGCGAAGCGGGTTCGCTGATGAAGCGAAGCAGCTCGAGAAGCTAAGGGAGCAGGCGGCAGCCGAGCTGGCTTCGCTCGAAGCGGAGGAGAAAGCCGCCCATGAAGCGATCCGGAATGCGGAATCGCTCCGCAAGGCGAGCGAGACCGAGAAGGAAGAGCTCCAGAGCAAGCTGACCGGAATGAAGGTTGCCGAGGGCAAGCTGGATCAGGAGATTTTCTCCTTGGAGGAACAGCTGCGGAGGCTGAAGGCCGACGCCGGTTCGCAGGACAAGGAGCTGCGGCAGAACCGCAGTCTGCTGACGACGATCGAGCAGGATTTGAATACGAATGCCGAGGAAGCCGTCAAGCAGCAGGAAGATTTGAACACCTTCCGTCTCAAGAAAGAAGAGGCGGCAGAGAATCTTGATTACGCAAGGGCGGAACGGACGTCGCTGACCCGAAAGCTGGAGCTCGAGGAAGGCGAAACGAAGGAACAGCGGCAGGCGCTGAAAGCGGTGGAAGACCGGCTGCGGGCTACTGAAGTGTCCGTCGGCCGGCTGGACGTCGAGCTGGACAATATTTTGCGGAAGCTGAGCGATGATTACGAGCTGAGCTATGAGCTGGCCAAGCAGCGCTATTCCGTGCCGGAGGACGTCCCTGCTGCGCAGGCCGAGGTCCAGAAGCTTAGACGGAGCATTTCCGCGCTCGGCGAAGTGAACCTTGGCGCCGTAGACGAGTATCAGCGGATACATGAACGCTATACGTTCCTCAGCGAGCAGAAGGACGACCTCGTTGAAGCGAAGACAACGCTGTACCAGGTGATCCGCGAGATGGAGGATGAAATGTCCAAGCGGTTCAAGCAGACGTTCGATGCCATCCGCAGGGAATTCGGAACGGTGTTTACGAAGCTGTTCGGCGGCGGCCGGGCTGATCTGATGCTGCTGGACCCGGACAATCTGCTGGATACGGGCATTGACATCGTTGCCCAGCCTCCAGGCAAGAAGCTGCAAAATCTGCAGCTGCTCTCGGGCGGCGAGCGGGCGCTCACCGCAATGGCGCTGCTGTTCGCGATCCTGCAGGTGAAGCCTGTCCCATTCTGCGTGCTGGACGAGGTGGAGGCGGCGCTCGACGAAGCGAATGTGGTCCGGTTCGCTCAATATTTACGCGAATTCTCGGAACAGACCCAGTTTATCGTGGTGACCCACCGCAAAGGAACGATGGAAGAGGCCGATGTGCTCTACGGGGTCACGATGGAAGAGGGCGGCGTATCGAAGCTTGTCTCCGTGCGGCTTGAAGATGAGGAAGCGGAGATCGCTTAA
- the ftsY gene encoding signal recognition particle-docking protein FtsY, with amino-acid sequence MSFFRKLKESIAGKTESVTKQFREGLEKTRKGFVEKVSDLMIRRKKIDEEFYEELEEILIGADVGVNTVMTLVDELRTEVKKQRIENAAELQPILSRKLMELLRGDDDVRLKENPDGITVILFVGVNGVGKTTTIGKLAHRYKQEGKKVLLAAGDTFRAGAIEQLEVWGQRAGVDVIKQSAGSDPAAVMFDAVHAAKQRGVDVLICDTAGRLQNKSNLMEELAKIFRVIQREIPGAPHEVLMVLDATTGQNALAQAKLFGEKSGVTGLVLTKLDGTAKGGIVVAIRQELNLPVKLVGLGEKMEDLQPFDSEQFVHALFAGAIIEEKEDANPED; translated from the coding sequence TTGAGCTTTTTCAGGAAATTGAAGGAAAGCATTGCCGGCAAAACGGAAAGTGTGACGAAGCAGTTCCGGGAAGGTCTGGAGAAGACCCGCAAAGGGTTCGTGGAGAAAGTATCCGACCTGATGATCCGCCGCAAAAAAATCGACGAGGAGTTCTACGAAGAGCTGGAAGAAATTCTGATCGGGGCCGACGTTGGCGTGAATACGGTCATGACGCTGGTCGACGAGCTGCGGACCGAGGTCAAGAAGCAGCGCATCGAGAACGCGGCCGAGCTTCAGCCGATTCTCTCCCGCAAGCTGATGGAGCTGCTGCGCGGCGACGACGATGTTAGGCTGAAGGAGAATCCGGACGGCATTACGGTCATTCTGTTCGTTGGCGTCAACGGCGTCGGCAAGACGACGACAATCGGCAAGCTGGCGCACCGCTACAAGCAGGAGGGCAAAAAAGTGCTGCTCGCCGCGGGCGATACATTCCGTGCGGGAGCTATAGAGCAGCTTGAAGTATGGGGCCAGCGGGCAGGCGTGGATGTGATCAAACAGAGCGCCGGCTCCGACCCGGCGGCGGTCATGTTTGACGCGGTTCATGCTGCCAAGCAGCGCGGCGTCGATGTGCTGATCTGCGACACGGCGGGACGGCTGCAGAACAAGAGCAATCTGATGGAGGAGCTGGCCAAAATATTCCGGGTCATCCAGCGCGAGATTCCGGGCGCACCGCATGAGGTGCTGATGGTGCTCGACGCGACGACAGGACAGAATGCGCTTGCGCAAGCGAAGCTGTTCGGCGAGAAGAGCGGAGTGACAGGCCTCGTCCTAACAAAGCTGGACGGAACGGCCAAAGGCGGCATTGTTGTTGCCATCCGCCAGGAATTGAACCTACCGGTGAAGCTGGTCGGACTAGGCGAGAAAATGGAGGATCTCCAGCCGTTCGACTCCGAACAATTCGTGCACGCTCTGTTCGCGGGAGCGATTATCGAAGAGAAGGAAGACGCGAACCCGGAAGACTGA